The proteins below come from a single Felis catus isolate Fca126 chromosome A1, F.catus_Fca126_mat1.0, whole genome shotgun sequence genomic window:
- the LOC101097040 gene encoding olfactory receptor 2H2-like yields MTLFMAVSVFYTVTLVGNTTIILLSHLDPHLHTPMYFFLTHLSILDLCFTTSCIPQMLVNFWSSDKTISYLGCAVQLYIFLGLGASECVLLLVMAFDRYVAVCRPLHYAVIMHPPLCHKLAFLVWASGVFGTLVQSPTTMKLPFCHHHQVDDFVCEVPALIRLACGDTHVNELQISVIGAIFLLGPLLLILVSYGRITQAVLAIQSQNGRIKAFHTCSSHLAVVFLFYCSVTAVYIQPRSHFSQKGGKFLTLFYTVVTPTLNPLIYTLRNKDMKQAFRRLLGKGRMSSEE; encoded by the coding sequence ATGACCCTATTTATGGCGGTTTCTGTCTTTTACACAGTCACACTAGTGGGCAACACCACCATCATACTCCTGTCTCACCTggacccccacctccacacccccatgtacttcttcctcaccCACCTCTCCATCCTGGACCTCTGCTTTACCACCAGCTGCATCCCTCAGATGCTCGTGAATTTCTGGAGTTCGGACAAGACCATCAGCTATTTGGGGTGTGCAGTCCAGCTCTACATCTTCCTGGGACTCGGAGCTTCAGAATGTGTTCTGCTGCTGGTCATGGCCTTCGACCGCTATGTGGCAGTGTGCCGGCCCCTGCACTATGCAGTAATCATGCACCCACCCCTGTGTCACAAGTTGGCTTTCCTGGTCTGGGCAAGTGGGGTTTTTGGCACATTGGTGCAGTCTCCCACTACCATGAAACTCCCCTTTTGCCATCACCACCAGGTTGATGACTTTGTCTGTGAGGTCCCTGCACTGATCCGCCTGGCTTGTGGAGACACACATGTCAATGAGCTTCAGATCTCAGTGATTGGTGCCATCTTCCTGCTGGGGCCCCTGCTGCTCATCCTTGTCTCCTATGGCCGTATCACCCAGGCAGTGCTGGCCATCCAGTCCCAGAATGGAAGGATTAAAGCCTTCCAtacctgctcctcccacctggctgttgtttttctcttctactgCAGTGTCACCGCTGTCTATATCCAACCCCGTAGTCATTTTTCCCAGAAAGGAGGGAAATTTCTAACTCTCTTCTACACTGTGGTGACCCCCACTCTCAACCCCCTCATCTATACTTTAAGGAACAAGGACATGAAGCAAGCTTTCAGGAGACTCCTAGGGAAAGGCAGAATGTCCAGTGAAGAGTGA
- the LOC101096784 gene encoding olfactory receptor 2B11 — translation MRGHNHSILREPPKDFILLGVSDRPWLELPLFVVLLVSYILAMLGNIAIILVSRLDSQLHSPMYIFLGHLSFLDLCYTTTTVPQMLVNMGSSSKTISYGGCTMQYAIFHWLGCTECIVLAAMALDRYVAICEPLRYAVIMHRPLCQQLVAVAWLSGFGNSLVQVVLTVQLPFCGRQVLNNFFCEVPAMIKLSCADTAMNDTTLAVLVAFFVLVPLALILFSYGFIARTVLRIQSSRGRHKAFGTCSSHLVVVSLFYLPAIYMYLQPSSSYSQEQGKFISLFYSIITPTLNPFIYTLRNKDVKGALRKLLSRIWRLCRLGSEM, via the coding sequence ATGAGAGGTCATAACCACAGCATTCTGCGGGAACCCCCTAAAGACTTCATCCTTCTAGGTGTTTCTGACAGGCCATGGCTGGAGCTCCCTCTTTTTGTGGTCCTCCTGGTGTCCTACATTCTGGCCATGTTGGGGAACATTGCTATCATCCTGGTGTCTCGACTGGATTCTCAGCTCCACAGCCCCATGTACATCTTTCTCGGGCACCTATCCTTCCTCGACCTCTGCTATACCACCACCACAGTCCCTCAGATGCTGGTCAACATGGGGAGCTCCAGTAAGACCATCAGCTATGGTGGCTGCACAATGCAGTATGCAATTTTCCACTGGTTGGGATGCACTGAGTGCATTGTCTTGGCTGCTATGGCGCTggaccgctatgtggccatctgtgaGCCTCTCCGGTATGCCGTTATCATGCATCGTCCTCTCTGTCAACAGCTCGTGGCTGTGGCCTGGCTCAGTGGCTTTGGCAACTCCCTTGTTCAGGtagtgctgacagtgcagctgCCTTTCTGTGGGCGGCAGGTGCTGAACAACTTCTTCTGTGAGGTGCCAGCCATGATTAAGTTGTCATGTGCTGACACAGCCATGAATGATACCACACTGGCTGTGCTGGTAGCCTTCTTTGTGCTGGTTCCCCTAGCTCTCATCCTTTTCTCCTATGGCTTCATTGCCCGAACAGTGCTCAGGATCCAATCCTCCAGGGGAAGGCACAAAGCCTTTGGGACCTGTTCCTCCCACCTGGTGGTGGTGTCCCTCTTCTACCTGCCAGCCATCTACATGTACCTGCAACCCTCTTCCAGCTACTCCCAAGAACAGGGCAAGTTTATCTCCCTCTTCTATTCCATAATCACCCCCACCCTCAATCCTTTTATCTACACTCTGAGGAACAAGGATGTAAAGGGAGCCCTGAGAAAGCTCCTGTCAAGGATCTGGAGGCTCTGCAGATTAGGCTCTGAGATGTGA